Within Dermacentor variabilis isolate Ectoservices chromosome 8, ASM5094787v1, whole genome shotgun sequence, the genomic segment CTTTCGTTCTAAACTTTATGGCGCAGCAGGCGCATGAACGTATGGATTTGTGCTGATAGCCTATGCAATGCTAAATATCTATGGAATTCTACCAAGCTCCTTCATACCGTCTTTCATACAGTAGCAGTCCCAAGTTACATACTTCTATCTTTGTGGAGTCACATGTGCCTCTCGCTCTTTACAAGCATATTGGGTACGTTGTTTATAATGAAGAACCGGGACATTACCATAGAAATTAATTCGTGTTTTTGAGGCATGTGCTGCCGGCGAATTTGTTCGTAAAACCTTGAGCGATGCGAAAATGATGATCGAGTGGCCGCGTACCTATTTGCAGGTATTGTAACTAAGTGTCAAAATTCAAAATGTAATATCGGCACTGACGGATATTTGGAGACGGATGACGACACAGTTAATTTCCAGAGAAACACTAGCATACTTTTACAGTTCTCTCAGGAAGGCGCCGTGCCAGAAATCTTGTCGGATGTGTACGTGTATTTTAACGTGCAAGTAAGCTGTGCTGTAACGTGAACTGCCTAAAAAAACACCAACATGTTACAACGCAGCACGAAGCATTCGCTTACCTGTTTGGTGGTGAGGTGAATACTACGCGCCGTGAGGAGGAAGAAGGCAGTGTTGGCCAGAAGCAACAGGAGCACGGGCGCGCCGAAGAACGCAATCAGGCTGAGCGGTCGATTGATCCAGCAGTACGGCGTGCCGTACGAAGGGCTCCACGCGGACTCCGGCTCGAGATACTGGAGCGTCGACGCCGCGGCCACGAGGAGCGCCGGGGCGAGCCACGCGTACGCCGAGTACGACAGGAATGCGCTGGCGGCGCGCGAACTGCCGCCCACTCCCCGGCGGAACGTCCGCTGCACGTCCATTGCCATCACGTTCATCCAGAAGAACGCCGCCAGGTGAGCCGCGTGGGACACCACGGCGAACGCGCTGCACAGCGTCGAGCCGGACTCGAGGAACATCCCGCCGGCCACGAAGCTGCCCTGCGCCACGAGCACCGATACCGCGAGGCACAGCACCAGCCGCGAGGGACCGGTCCGAAGCTTGGGAACCAGCGCGTACGCCACCACGTGAATCACCAGACACAGCACGGAAACGAGAAGCAGCACGGTGGAGAGCACGTTCTCGAAGCCCTCCGGCCTCAGGGCCGCGCTGAAGTCCGCCTGCGGAGGAGACATGCAGGCCATCACGGCGTCTGGTCCGTCCATGTGCCAACGGTCCGGCCTGAGCTCCACCTCGGAGTCGGGACTCGGAAGCAGGGTCGAGTCGTCGCGCACCCTGACTTGGTCGCGGCGGAGGCGAGTCCACTGGCAGTCGTCGCGGCGGACGCACACGTCGGTCGGGCAGGCGGACGGCACGCAGCGGTTCCCCACCGGTTCGTGGATCTCGTCGCGACCGCAGACGTTCCTGGTCGGCGCGGCCGACATGACGGACGTCTGCCAGTTGCTGAAGTCCAACACCACGGCGTAGGACGCGCCCGAATATTCCGGAGCTCTGGTCGGAGGCGCCAGCTGTGCTTCCAGGCTGCAGCTCAGTTTACTTAGCTTGCGCTTATTGCAAATGGCGCAGTGCAGGTTTTTGTACACGCGCATGTTGACGCTGTCCTCCAGCAGGCTCGTGTAGCTGTGGCACTTTCGTCTCACTTCTGCATTGCTGTAGCTGTCCGGGCAGGCCGTCACCAGAGGAGTCAGCGTGCACGGCGAGACCTTGAGCTCGCGGAtgatgtgttcgtccgttttgtTGACCAATTCCTTGATCGCCATTTGGCAGGTGGCGCTATTGTGATCGACGCCGCCCCATAGGACGGTCACCTTGCGCGATCGGTACCCTGTTACAGTGGCATTACCGTTGTTAAGGGCCTGCGAAAAATTTAGCAAAATTCTCTTATAGGCTTCTAGGGTGCAATTCCGCTATGCTTTGCATGCTTCTAAAATAGTATAAAACTAAGCATTTTTTAAGGTGTATCTCACCAGGGTCCATTTCAATATGTCGTCAGACACTTGAAGTTGTAGAGCGCTGTTTAGAGAGCGTCTTGGCGCGAGAATTTTTAAAATTGGTTCATTATTGGAGTAAGCAGGAGAAATTGAACTGTCACGTTATCATACTTCCAGGGGGTGAGATTCAATACCAATTATATACTATCTCTTGTTCTCACTATACTAGCGCCCGAAAGCAACATTCCTTGCTTGCGTTCTTCCTCATAGCAGTACAGCGAACATGTCACGCCTACGTCGCGAGCCCATGCTCCCTTTTTCTTATTTCATCTCTTCCTCCATTTACCGCTTCGCGCACTACCTGTGGTCGTATTACGCGTTGTATATTGGAATATTTGCACTAGTCACGTGACATAATCCATTTGCGGTAGGCAGTGAGTCTCACGTGGAGACATGTGTGCACGTGACTGATTCTTTGGCTGCGTGCGGCTGCTCCCTCGAGGCGAAGGGCGCGAGGGCTTCTGTATGAAATTACAGCTGCTTCTGCGGCGTACAGCCGTTCGATTATTTGCTGATACGATCGCTAGATATGGGGCcgtatgacgtaaaactattgcaatatgtttttattccaatctcctgacgtcaaatttgcgtaaccgtcgacgcaagcatcgggcggtcacccgcagggttgcctgaacaaaccaatcaaacgctcccctcgttcatgggaggtcacttttttgctcgaaaaacgaataacattgcctgcgcGGAGCggattgtcttatctaattggctcacgagaggcgaggagcatgcataagtggagagggattcgattcggccgagccactgcactgaatatcgataagggggtggtgccggcgtctgcaattggtccgctttctcttacttagcttggggtggctcgtcgacaatcgcagcggcatgcaacggaagcttaagaatgacgctaaaacggatcctcagcaaagaagagttagcagaacgaggtcgtaaacgtgccaaaagttctcgaaaacgttacacggttcTTCTTACACGCAAaaaacccatgctcttcggcaggtgctagtatagccagtgcctgagcgatcggcggcagccatctcttattcttttcggaacgggcagccagcggctattcagaagaaaattcagttttgttcggcatatcaatgcatttttaacgcgtacacgtcactttgacgcggtgagttcttgtggttttgtgacgtcgcgtgacaggtaggtgaagtaggtgcagcccgaaaactcttgaccaatagctgagggctaataGCAAAgaggcgtcgaataagaaataagtatctttgttttgttcggtcaaattatgcataatcagtgtgtacacgtcatatcagaccgcggttttcgtgacgtcgcctgacagacaggtgaagtgggggtggttcaaaatgTTTCTGACAAATCGCcgtaggctgattgcagaattagaatagaaaagtttggaatagttttacgttatagcgcccatggtcgCTAACCGCCCCGAATTCGGCGGAACAATCCAGACTTTCGCGTAAATGACCCGAGTCCTCACTTGACGTGGTCCGGACGGCCAAATGTACTGACTGTTGCGTTTTATTTCGTTAGCATTCTTATGGTGCTTTAAGCacttacgggggggggggggactatcTATCTGCGTTTGTATATATATTTACCGCTTTCCAGCCTACCAAGATTAGTGGGTAGTCAGTGGTCGAATGGGCAGcgcatcgggttgctgtgctgGGTGAAGTGGTTTCCATACCGACCGTCGGACTaacttgggtcgctgagtatATGTCactgtgtacatacgtgccgctcttcaacgaaactctttcacgccaacatggGTATCGAGCACCGGCTATGTGCCAGTCGGTCTGTGCCGATACTCAATGAGCGCGTTTGATCGTCAACTTGGGTAATTAGGTATGCGCGACTggaaatgtgccgctctacaatgacgacaAATGTCCTATAATATTGTCCGATGCTTGGCAGAAACGAACCCATGTCACAAGGGACCCTCgaggagagcaacccgacgctttagctgtCTGCACTACAAGTACACTTCTTCCTTCAAACTTTGGCGCACAACCGCGAGGGGGGGATTGGCCTTGGTTCTCAGTGGAAACATATGaacttcttgcttcctgttaTAATTTATTGGTCTGTActattcatatttatttattagtaaataTAAATTATTTACTGTTTCTATTTCTCGAATATTGGTCATGCCAGTTATGACGAAGATGCTTATGTTATGAAAATAACGCGATGCACtgttaataatgaggaaaatgttCTTAACACGAGAGTCTCCCTGTGGCAATGACGTACTCGTGTACTGTCTGACAAACTTCCTTTCCGGCTCGGTCAAAGGTACTTCgtaggtgccgctcttcaatgaacctgtcgCTAATTTGGAACGCTGTGCATGTGCCGCTGAGTGCGCGGCCGAACGAGGGGAAAAATTTCTCAGCGATCGCAGGCACTCGCGCGCCGTTCTTcccgtctcggaggccacgcgcggactcaTCGGCAGTGACGCTAAACGGAGCAGCGTGTCCAGAGAGGAGCGCGTAggggagcccggttgccgcatgacgcgtttctgagCGTTCGCACGCGCGCCGGGCATTTCGGAGGCCTCGCACAGGTTTCGCGGCGGTGGTGCAAGACGGCGCTGAGTGTTCTTAGGGACGTGCCATGGAGGAATCCCGCTGAAGTACATGCCTCACACATAACTCGTTTGGACGGTGGGCATTATGTTGCGTCGCTACAGTGTTCCATCGCTAAACGCAacgccgtcgacagtcatcgcgagatgGGTACCGCCGACCGGATATTTTTACTATTGTACAACAACAGCAATACTATGTTTTCTTACTATAAAGCATGCCAGCTAGGTTGCGCGTTCTTCTGTTTTGTCTTGCGTTGCATTGCCATAAACATAACGGTGGTTTCGTTTATATTGTGACGGTAGTTCTGTTCTACGCCCTAACCGTTCACGGTACCTGTTTCTGCATTGGTAGCCACGTTAGCCAGGCATGTATACTGCAGCTTTTGTGCTGTAAATTGGGATATGGTACATGCCTAATAAATCTTTTTCAATCTGTTGACGCGTGCAGGCTGGCGGCTCCTGGCACTGACAGGGTCGATCGTCGCCATCTGCACCCGGCCCCCATCCTCGCTCCCTCAACTCGCCCTCACTCCTCTCTCCGACCCGACATTGGCAAGCCTACCGCCACCTCGCGAAATATGCGCCGCGTTTGTCTACTTGCAGTGCCTAAACTGGTGAGAGGTCGCCTAATATTGGATTCGTATCATTAAGGAAGTGATGCATTTGCTTTGAATTCCCTGAAGCTATGTACATGCGCTTTAATGGGTTCTGAAAGTATGATGCTTCGTTCCGCCCTAAACTGCCAGCTATCTCTCCGTCTTCCGTCGAGTGCTGGTGTGTAGAAAGGTTCTCGCAAAACCTGCGTTCTCCCGTTAGGCAGCTATTCAGCGTGTTGACTACGAGACGGGTTGCTGTCTTTACCGAACAAATTGCGCCGGATGGTTCGCATATAAATGAAAACAACACTTCGGCTAATCTACACAACTTCACCTTCGGTGGAGTAAGGGCACGATCACGTGGTAAATACCCACGACGAACTAATTGCGCTTCGGAACAGCGCTCACCTCAGACGCTTCTTTGGGAGTGCACTCGACGACCAGCGTCCAGCTACGCAGGTCTCTGGTGTCCCCGTTGCACGAGGCGCAGTACACGTTTCTGTACAGGGTCCCGGACTGGCGGCTCTGCACGGGCAGATCGTCCAGGTACGTCAGGCCGAAGCGGCGCGGGTTCGCCCTCTCGCATCGAGCCTTTGTCTCGTCGTCCCTCTCGTCggcgggcgaccacgtttcgggACAACGGACGACGGCCATCAGTTCCCGGTAGGAAACCGCGGGAACGCAGGCGATCCTGGGCCTGGCCACCTCGCCGAGAAAGCGGTCGGCGCAGCAGTCGCCCGTCTGCGAGCACTCCTGGGGGGACCGACACGCGCACATCTTCGGCTTAAGGGCCGCGTCGCAGCGGTCAGTGCACTGGGTTGCGTTCAGTCCCGCTGCGACCCGCTCGGCGAGGAGCAGATCCGGCGTGATCGCCTGTGGCGGTGGCTCCATGGCGAGCAGGTACGCTTCGGCAGACGCGAGGACAAAGCAAACAAGAAGAATGCGAGCCACTGCGACGGTAGCTGCCGCCGTCGTCGCGATGCGTCCTACGCCAAAGCCTCGGACGGTGGCGGTAGCCACCATGACTACGGCGGTTGCAGCTCCGGGCGGCAGCGGTTCGGAAGCGGCGCGGCGGCGGTCCGGAGTTTCCTCTTTTACGGTGCCACGCCGCTGCGGCCGGCTCTGCGGGCTCCGCGGTGGTCGTTTGTTTATTTTGCTCCCGTTGCTGCGGTCCGACGATTGCACCGGCAGCCGTGGCGGCGTCCATATGGTTTCGCGTAACCGCCATCGGCGCCTT encodes:
- the LOC142590494 gene encoding uncharacterized protein LOC142590494 isoform X2, with translation MVATATVRGFGVGRIATTAAATVAVARILLVCFVLASAEAYLLAMEPPPQAITPDLLLAERVAAGLNATQCTDRCDAALKPKMCACRSPQECSQTGDCCADRFLGEVARPRIACVPAVSYRELMAVVRCPETWSPADERDDETKARCERANPRRFGLTYLDDLPVQSRQSGTLYRNVYCASCNGDTRDLRSWTLVVECTPKEASEALNNGNATVTGYRSRKVTVLWGGVDHNSATCQMAIKELVNKTDEHIIRELKVSPCTLTPLVTACPDSYSNAEVRRKCHSYTSLLEDSVNMRVYKNLHCAICNKRKLSKLSCSLEAQLAPPTRAPEYSGASYAVVLDFSNWQTSVMSAAPTRNVCGRDEIHEPVGNRCVPSACPTDVCVRRDDCQWTRLRRDQVRVRDDSTLLPSPDSEVELRPDRWHMDGPDAVMACMSPPQADFSAALRPEGFENVLSTVLLLVSVLCLVIHVVAYALVPKLRTGPSRLVLCLAVSVLVAQGSFVAGGMFLESGSTLCSAFAVVSHAAHLAAFFWMNVMAMDVQRTFRRGVGGSSRAASAFLSYSAYAWLAPALLVAAASTLQYLEPESAWSPSYGTPYCWINRPLSLIAFFGAPVLLLLLANTAFFLLTARSIHLTTKQVRDRLCAKAADRRRRRRSTSTTLTALHSTLSASSSALASVATGRAITAQTASPKGVQKPLLRRT
- the LOC142590494 gene encoding uncharacterized protein LOC142590494 isoform X1, whose amino-acid sequence is MVATATVRGFGVGRIATTAAATVAVARILLVCFVLASAEAYLLAMEPPPQAITPDLLLAERVAAGLNATQCTDRCDAALKPKMCACRSPQECSQTGDCCADRFLGEVARPRIACVPAVSYRELMAVVRCPETWSPADERDDETKARCERANPRRFGLTYLDDLPVQSRQSGTLYRNVYCASCNGDTRDLRSWTLVVECTPKEASEALNNGNATVTGYRSRKVTVLWGGVDHNSATCQMAIKELVNKTDEHIIRELKVSPCTLTPLVTACPDSYSNAEVRRKCHSYTSLLEDSVNMRVYKNLHCAICNKRKLSKLSCSLEAQLAPPTRAPEYSGASYAVVLDFSNWQTSVMSAAPTRNVCGRDEIHEPVGNRCVPSACPTDVCVRRDDCQWTRLRRDQVRVRDDSTLLPSPDSEVELRPDRWHMDGPDAVMACMSPPQADFSAALRPEGFENVLSTVLLLVSVLCLVIHVVAYALVPKLRTGPSRLVLCLAVSVLVAQGSFVAGGMFLESGSTLCSAFAVVSHAAHLAAFFWMNVMAMDVQRTFRRGVGGSSRAASAFLSYSAYAWLAPALLVAAASTLQYLEPESAWSPSYGTPYCWINRPLSLIAFFGAPVLLLLLANTAFFLLTARSIHLTTKQTKVARRSVSSGGVSGASGERGRLALYVKLAVVFGLTWVFGFAAALTGVQALWYPFIVLCSLQGAFIFLAFTFKRSVLRMVRDRLCAKAADRRRRRRSTSTTLTALHSTLSASSSALASVATGRAITAQTASPKGVQKPLLRRT